From Magnolia sinica isolate HGM2019 chromosome 13, MsV1, whole genome shotgun sequence, one genomic window encodes:
- the LOC131223793 gene encoding uncharacterized protein LOC131223793, whose protein sequence is MISVSLSLSSALLFICPSPNAGPTDLSHLSLPVNLFTNIEVRIFQVGLVWIVLLFFGVIIANQFNNAFNCTLQHVKFRVGKATSHSLEVYAPSRPTFRSKNQKSRLPRQFSVNDGRLSS, encoded by the exons atgatctctgtttccctctccctctcatcgGCTCTCCTCTTCATCTGTCCCTCTCCCAACGCTGGCCCTACAGATCTCTCCCACCTCTCTCTTCCTGTCAATCTCTTCACGAACATTGag GTACGAATTTTCCAAGTGGGTCTCGTTTGGATTGTGCTTCTATTCTTTGGAGTAATTATTGCAAACCAATTCAACAATGCATTTAACTGCACCCTTCAGCATGTGAAATTCCGAGTAG GCAAAGCCACAAGTCATTCTTTGGAAGTTTATGCCCCCTCTCGTCCAACATTCAGAAGCAAGAATCAGAAATCGAGGCTACCTAGGCAATTCTCTGTTAATGATGGTAGATTATCAAGTTAA